In a single window of the Elaeis guineensis isolate ETL-2024a chromosome 6, EG11, whole genome shotgun sequence genome:
- the LOC105046414 gene encoding protein NRT1/ PTR FAMILY 2.11 isoform X3 has product MLILTLTAAISKLHPPKCDQGQHCIGPSPVQLAVLLCSFGLLVIGAGGIRPCNLAFGADQFNPHTESGRRGINSFFNWYYFTFTGAMMISSTFIIYIQSNVSWALGLAIPTILMFLSCTLFFLGTRLYVKVKPEGSPLTSIAQVLVVAFRKRGLKQPDDPKTSLFNPPHHSSLVSKLPYSDQFRLVDKAAIRTPMDEVKPNGDAANPWRLCSLQQVEQVKCLARIIPIWATGIILYVAIVQETTFVVFQGLQADRHFGKSKFQIPAASFTVFAMLALTIWIPVYDRILVPWLRRVTGKEGGFTLLQRMGIGIVLSVVAMIVSGLVEERRRSYALHRPALGTAPSGGAISSMSSFWLVPQLVLLGLAEAFNLIGQVEFYYKQFPENMRSLAGAVLFCGMACANYLSGFMVTVVHQTTGHNGKDNWLASDLNQGRLDYFYYLIALMGVVDFLFFIVFANWYRYKGLEDGSEIALEKSNSKSSLVSTRTE; this is encoded by the exons ATGCTTATTCTCACTCTCACTGCTGCAATCTCAAAGCTGCACCCTCCCAAGTGCGACCAAGGCCAACACTGCATAGGCCCCTCCCCAGTGCAGCTTGCCGTCCTCCTCTGTAGTTTTGGTTTGTTAGTGATCGGTGCTGGAGGCATTCGGCCGTGCAACCTAGCCTTTGGTGCAGACCAATTCAACCCACATACAGAGTCGGGGAGGAGGGGCATCAACAGCTTCTTCAATTGGTACTACTTCACGTTCACAGGAGCCATGATGATCTCTTCCACCTTTATCATCTACATCCAAAGCAACGTGAGCTGGGCACTGGGTCTGGCCATCCCCACCATCCTCATGTTCCTCTCCTGCACTCTCTTCTTCCTTGGGACTAGACTATATGTGAAAGTGAAGCCCGAGGGAAGCCCCCTCACCAGCATTGCCCAAGTCTTGGTAGTGGCATTTAGAAAACGAGGGTTGAAGCAACCTGATGATCCGAAGACGTCTCTCTTCAATCCTCCCCATCATAGTTCTCTCGTTTCCAAGCTTCCATACAGCGATCAATTCAG GCTTGTTGACAAGGCTGCGATCAGAACTCCCATGGATGAAGTCAAACCAAATGGCGACGCTGCAAATCCATGGAGACTTTGCAGTCTCCAACAGGTTGAGCAGGTAAAATGTTTAGCAAGAATCATTCCCATATGGGCTACAGGCATCATCCTCTATGTTGCAATTGTCCAAGAGACGACTTTCGTGGTCTTTCAAGGCCTTCAAGCTGATAGACATTTTGGGAAGAGTAAATTTCAAATACCAGCTGCTTCTTTCACGGTCTTCGCCATGCTAGCGTTAACAATTTGGATACCTGTTTATGATCGCATTCTAGTCCCATGGCTTCGAAGAGTTACCGGTAAAGAAGGTGGCTTCACATTACTCCAGAGGATGGGAATTGGAATTGTTCTCTCGGTGGTTGCCATGATTGTCTCCGGACTCGTGGAAGAGCGGAGGAGGAGTTATGCCCTTCACCGACCGGCCCTCGGGACTGCACCGAGTGGTGGTGCGATATCATCCATGTCTAGTTTCTGGTTGGTACCACAGCTGGTGCTTCTGGGTCTTGCTGAGGCATTTAATTTGATCGGCCAGGTTGAGTTCTACTACAAACAGTTTCCTGAAAACATGAGAAGCCTTGCTGGAGCTGTGCTCTTCTGCGGGATGGCATGTGCTAATTACTTGAGTGGCTTCATGGTGACGGTAGTTCATCAAACAACAGGTCACAATGGGAAAGATAATTGGTTAGCCAGCGACCTAAACCAGGGAAGATTGGACTATTTCTATTACTTGATTGCTTTAATGGGAGTAGTCGACTTCCTATTTTTTATTGTTTTTGCAAACTGGTATAGATACAAGGGTTTAGAAGATGGCTCCGAGATCGCATTGGAGAAAAGCAACTCAAAATCTTCTCTTGTTTCAACTAGAACCGAGTGA